One stretch of Rhinolophus ferrumequinum isolate MPI-CBG mRhiFer1 chromosome 5, mRhiFer1_v1.p, whole genome shotgun sequence DNA includes these proteins:
- the LOC117021908 gene encoding alveolar macrophage chemotactic factor-like isoform X1, whose translation MQRTWGRHSALKLQIPAPPSSSRRPLFAAMSLQPSRAALISRSLCALLALLLLTPPGSLVSAGPEAIVQRELRCVCLGFTSSMSPKMITNLQVIPTGPHCPRVEVIATLKNKKEICLDPEAPKFKKIVRKILNSGNKKN comes from the exons ATGCAGAGGACTTGGGGAAGGCACAGTGCTCTGAAGCTTCAAATCCCCGCGCCTCCTTCATCCTCTCGCCGCCCTCTCTTCGCCGCAATgagtctccagcccagccgcgccGCCCTCATCTCCAGGTCGCTGTGCGCTCTGCTCGCTCTGCTGCTACTGACGCCGCCGGGCTCCCTCGTCAGCG CTGGTCCTGAAGCGATCGTACAGAGAGAGCTGCGTTGCGTGTGTTTAGGCTTCACATCCTCGATGTCTCCCAAAATGATCACTAATCTGCAGGTGATCCCCACAGGACCGCATTGCCCCAGAGTAGAAGTGAT AGCCACCTTGAAGAACAAGAAGGAAATCTGTTTGGACCCAGAAGCCCCTAAGTTCAAGAAAATCGTCCGGAAAATTTTGAACAG tggaaacaagaaaaattaa